The window AGAAATCACAAAAAAATAGGTATCACCTTTACTCTTGTACGTTATAATATCCACAGCAACTCTTTAATAGTCCTATTAATCTTTGACTTTCTATTACCTGgtttctgtgttgttgtttgcggATGATGGTGATGTTTCCCATGCAGGTGACGCTCACTGTCGCTCTCCTTTCCTTTCGCCCTCTCTTGCTCTTCCCGCTTGATTTGCTGCTGTCGCAGTATGTCCTTCTCTTGGTCCAACCTCTTGTGGAGAAGCAGAAGCTCTTTTTTCTCTGCCTCTAATTTTTCCTCCTCGATCTGTAACATCCTCACCACCTCTGGAGTCTCGTTCTCTCtctgccgcgtctgctcgcgagGCTCTGGATTTGGCTCTTTGGTCGGTCGGAACCTGCTCCCCACTCTCTCGATAACGGCTTCCTCGCTTGGACTGAATTTGACTTGAGGACTCTCAGTAACCTGCTGAGGGAGTCCACTAGTTTGGCTCTTTGATAATCTGGAGTTGTCTTCCTTCCACGCCGGGCTGTGGGTTTGTGCGTCTTCTTTTCCTGCATTAGCACTCCCTTCGGTGCTGTTGAACAGCAACCTATCCCCATCTTTTCCCAACTTTCTCTTTACTTCCGCGCCAACGTTACCCACGGACGAAACAGTTTTGTTGTCATCCGAGAGCTCGCCGTCTTGCCTCTCCATGTTCCCCTGCTTCTCAGTTGGATCCTCAGCCCCAAGAAGTCTGGTGGAGTTGTGAGTCCAGTGTGGAGCAAAGAGAACAGCCTCTCCAGAGCGAGACGTGTCCTCTCCGGCGTGGCTGTATCCGTCTCCAGGCTGAGTGAAGGTGTCTCCTCTGGGGTTCCAGCGCTGCTCCAGGAGATCCTCCAAATGGGCCCCCTGGTTTTGCTTCAGTTCATCCAAATGATGGAGCTCATCCTTGGAGTGCAACTTCACCTTGACCGTGAATTGAAACAAATTAACTCTTTGCATCAATGTAGCATTAAACAATAAAGACTCGACAGCCGTGTAATTATTCAGGGAAATGCTAACAGAAAAATAGCCCAGGAATGGAAACTGCTCACATAATACAGTGAACTCTATAGTATTTGTGCTGCGTCCACTTAACAAATGCAGGTAACAGAGAGCATGCTCAGTAATCAGTACCTGTCCCTGTGCAGGTCCCTGGCTGATTGTCTGGTTTCGATGCAGGTGGCTGTGCTGTCTGCGAGAGGATTTTTTCTTGGGTACAGGGAGGCGAGGAGCAGGCTGACATCTGCACTCCACATGATCCACAACTGACACCACGGCTTTAGCGTAAGTGGGCCTTTTGTTGATGTACTCAATCTTCATGACCTGGAGAAGTTGAGAAGAAGATGGCGccattgaaaacaaacaaacgcgTATGCCGAGACATTTACGTACACATGCATGCTttatttttagggctgggcaacgattaaaatgtctaatctaattaatcacatgatttccctgattaatcacgattaatcgcatttgtacgaaAAATCCCaaaatttat is drawn from Odontesthes bonariensis isolate fOdoBon6 chromosome 21, fOdoBon6.hap1, whole genome shotgun sequence and contains these coding sequences:
- the pdgfbb gene encoding uncharacterized protein pdgfbb, which gives rise to MSSWVQLLLVLLVACLRFGKAEGDALPAALEELVRNSPISSIEDLQLLLLSDSVDEEDGTSAANGGHRLPRSLDAQPAQQALCKVRTEVVEVTRAMLDRSNANFLLWPPCVEVQRCSGCCNTKSLQCAPVVTHTRYLQVMKIEYINKRPTYAKAVVSVVDHVECRCQPAPRLPVPKKKSSRRQHSHLHRNQTISQGPAQGQVKLHSKDELHHLDELKQNQGAHLEDLLEQRWNPRGDTFTQPGDGYSHAGEDTSRSGEAVLFAPHWTHNSTRLLGAEDPTEKQGNMERQDGELSDDNKTVSSVGNVGAEVKRKLGKDGDRLLFNSTEGSANAGKEDAQTHSPAWKEDNSRLSKSQTSGLPQQVTESPQVKFSPSEEAVIERVGSRFRPTKEPNPEPREQTRQRENETPEVVRMLQIEEEKLEAEKKELLLLHKRLDQEKDILRQQQIKREEQERAKGKESDSERHLHGKHHHHPQTTTQKPETTSTTTTRQPSAPAGSRLPARPHNTRRRMRKNRKRISKAAMRAMLM